GAAGGGATCGATCAAGTGGGCGGGCGCTGGGCACATTCCGGCCTATCTTCCGGTCATCGACGACCCGGCATACGCTGAGCTGCTGCCGCAGGCCCACTACGCTGACGCCGCGGACCTGATCAACTATGACCCACCCGCATGGTTCACAGGCTCAGGTTCTGACTTTCAAAACTATTTCCTCGACGCGATCCAAGGGGTCATGCTTGGTGGTACGACGCCCCAAGCGGGCTTCGCGTCGTTCATCTCACGAATCGACACGCTGCTCTCGAAGCCGAATCCGGTGACGGCATGAGCGCCCCCATCCGGCAGTGCAAGGCGCTGCGCGACGACGAAGGAGTCTCGCTGTGACGACGGAAACCGCCCAAAACGTCCTGACTGACACCGCCAGCACTGTGAAGGTGTCGCGGTCGAACAGGCCACGGGAAAATCTCACCGGGTGGGCGTTCATCGCCCCTCTCGGCATCCTCTTCATTCTGTTCATGCTCGTGCCGATCCTGTGGGGTCTGTATCTGAGTTTCACAAACCAGAGCCTCACGGGTGCCGGCGGTGACCTCGTCGGCTTCGACAACTACGCCGAGGCGCTCGCGGACCCCGACATGTGGAGGTCGATGCTCAACACCGTATGGTTCACGGTGCTCAGCACAATCCCTCTCGTCGTCATCTCGCTCGCCCTCGCACTTCTGGTCAATACCGGTCTACCGGGGCAGTGGCTGTGGCGGCTGTCGTTTTTCATGCCCTATCTGCTTGCCTCTACAGTGGTATCGCTCATCTGGGTATGGCTGTACAACCCGCAGCTGGGGCTCTTCAACGCCATCCTCGGATGGTTCGGCATCGATCCGGTCACGTGGCTGCAAGACCCCGACCTCGCGATGCTTTCGGTCGTCGTCACGACCGTGTGGTGGACAATCGGATTCAACTTTCTTCTCTACCTCGCGGCAATCCAGAACATTCCGGAGAGTCAGTATGAGGCAGCGTCGCTCGACGGGGCCGGCCGCTGGCGCACCCTTACCTCCATCACGATCCCGCAGTTGGGATCGACGACGATCATGGTTGTGATTCTGCAGCTGCTTGCGTCGCTCAAGGTATTCGACCAGATCTATCAGATGACCGGGGGAGGCCCAGCGGGTACGACGCGATCGGCCATTCAGTACATCTTCGAGTCGGGATTCACCGGGTTCCGTTTTGGGTATTCGTCGGCGATCTCATACATCTTCTTCGTGCTCATCATCATCGTCTCGGTAATCCAGTTCCGCATCACGGCGCGAAGGAGCGCATGACATGTCGACAGAGACCCAACACATGACCGTACCCGCGACTGCCCGCAACGCGGCATCCATCGCTCCGAAAAGGCGCACAAAGCTCGGCCCGGCCGGCATCGCCGCCCTCGTCGTTTTGATCGTGCTGGCGGTGGCGTGGCTGCTGCCGTTCGTCTGGGCGATCGTCACATCGCTTAAAAGCGAGACGGATGCCGCTTCGGCGTCGCTCTGGCCAGCGCACGGCTTCACATTGGATGCGTATGCCAAGGTTCTCGCCGAGGGCAATGTTCCCACCTGGGCGTGGAACAGCCTCTTCACGTCAGCGCTGATCACGCTCATCACCGTGCTCACGTCTGCGCTCGCCGCCTACGCGTTCTCGCGCATACGGTTCAGGGGCAACAAGGCCGTGTACATCGTCGTGATCGCGGCGATCGCGGTGCCGCCGCAGGTTCTCATCGTTCCTCTCTTCTACGAGATGCTCGCGATGGACCTCGTCGACACCTATTGGGGCCTCATGCTGCCGCAGGTGGTGCAACCGATCATCGTGCTGATTCTCAAGCAGTTCTTCGACCAGATTCCGGTTGAGCTGGAGGAAGCGGCACGGGTCGACGGCGCCAGCAGACTGCGCGTCTTCATCTCGATCGTGATGCCGCTGTCGCGACCCATTCTCGCGGCGGTGTCGATCTTCGTGTTCGTGTGGGCATGGAACAACTTCCTCTGGCCCTTCATCATTATCAACGACCCGCAGCTCATGACGCTGCCTGTCGGCCTGCAGACGGTGAAGAGTGCCTACGGCATTCAGTACGCGCAGAACATGGCCATGGCGATTCTCGCCGCACTGCCGCTCATCGTCGTCTTTCTCTTCTTCCAACGCCAGATCATCAAGGGCATCTCCACCACCGGCTTCGGTGGACAGTAGCCCACGTGACCCGACCGCACCACACAAGGAGACACATGACCACCGCTCGCATCACCATCGACCGCGACTTCCGTGTCGGCGATGTGCCTCGGCGCATCTTCGGCTCGTTCGTCGAGCACATGGGACGCTGCGTCTATTCCGGCATCTACGAGCCGGGGCATCCTCAGGCCGATGAGCGCGGGTTTCGCCGCGACGTTCTCGAGCTCGTGAAAGAGATGGGCCCGACGATTGTGCGTTACCCGGGAGGCAACTTCGTCTCGGGCTACAACTGGGAAGACGGCGTCGGCCCGGTTGAGCAGCGTCCCACGCGCATCGATGGCGCTTGGCACACGATCGAGACGAACGCCTTCGGTCTACACGAGTTCGTCGACTGGGCGCGCGAGGCCGACGTCGAGGTGATGGAGGCCATCAACCTCGGAACCAGGGGAGTGGATGCTGCTCGCGCACTTGTTGAGTACGCCAACCACCCCGGGGGCACCGCGTGGAGCGACATGCGACGCAAGAACGGCGCGGAGGAGCCCTTCGACATCAAACTCTGGTGCCTCGGCAATGAGCTTGACGGACCGTGGCAGATCGGCCACAAAACGCCGGACGAGTATGGGCGTCTCGCGCAAGAGGCGGGCAAGGCGATGAAGCTCGTTGACCCGTCGATCGAGCTCGTCGCAGTCGGCAGCTCCAACACGGGAATGCCCACGTTCGGTTCGTGGGAGCACGCCGTGTTGAATCACGCGTACGACGAGGTGGACTACATTTCACTTCACGCCTACTACCAGGAGCACGACGGCGACGCCAAGAGCTTCCTTGCCACGGCAGTCGACATGGACTACTTCATCGAGTCGGTGATCTCAACGGCGGATGCTGTCGGCGCCCAGCGCAAGACGAAGAAGCGCATCAACCTCTCGTTCGACGAGTGGAACGTCTGGTATCAGCGCGGACTCGACACCGACGACCAGCCGCACAACGTCGAAAAGAGCTGGCAAACGCACCCGCGCCTGATCGAAGACGAGTACAACGTCACGGATGCCGTCGTCGTCGGCACGTTCCTCAACTCGCTGCTGCGACACGGTGACCGCGTCACCGTCGCCAACCAGGCACAGCTTGTCAACGTGATCGCGCCGATCCGCAGCGAAGAGGGAGGGCCTGCGTGGCGGCAGAGCATCTTCTGGCCATTCGCGCGCATGTCGCAGCTCGCCCACGGCAGCATCCTGCGCACCGCCGTCGAGAGCGACAAGATCGACACCGCCAAATACGGGGATGCTGACGCCGTCGACGTGAGCGCGACGTGGGACGAAGAAGCGGGCACCGTGGCGTTCTTCCTCGCCAACCGCGGGCTCGACGAGCGATGCGACGTCTCGGTGAAGCTCGGCGGTTTCACGGCATCCGGAATCTCACGCGCCGAGGTGCTCTCAGTGCCCGAGGGGGGCGACCGGTTCACGTCGAATACGCAGGATGCTCAGCCGGTCGGCCTCACGCCGCTCGACGGTGTATCCGTCGACGGGTCTGCTCTCACGCTGCAGCTTCCTGCGCTCTCGTGGGCGGTCGTGGTTGTCGACGTCACGCGAGCGTAAGAGTCTGTTCAGTCATTCGGAGCCTTGCCGCCCGTCGCGGCGTGTCGGTGGGCGACGCGCCGCGGGGGCGGGTGGTCCTTCCGAATAGCTGAACGGTGTGCTGCCGTCAGATGGCGCGGATGCTCCAACTCGCCGTCGCCGAGGCATCGGGGTCGAGCGTGATCAGGTCCGTCCCTGAATTGAATGCGTCGGGCGGGCAGGTCATGGGCTCCACGGCGAGGCCGATGCGACTGATCTCGGGCGCATCATCGCGGTCTGCTGTGTGCACTTGCACCCAGGGACATGCGGCATCCCACGTGATCTCCACACCGGTGCTGGCCTGCGAGCGCACCTGCACTGCGGCGATTCCATCGGCGTCGCGTGCAAGCCGGGTGTACGCGTGGTCGATGAACGTGTCGCCGATGACCCGCGGCTCGCGAAAGTCGAAGTCCGTGCCGTCGACCGGCTTGATTCCGGTGGGAATCAACCGATCATCGGTCACCGTGAGTACGGAGTCGGCGCCAATTGTCGCGCTCCAGTCGTCGACGCGGCCTTCCCCTGCCACGAGGTAGGGGTGCGGGCCCGTACCGAACGGCGCCGCTGCGTCGCCGCGGTTGGTCGCCGTGACGGCGCAGTGCATTCCGTCGTCGTCAAGGCGAAAGTCGACGGCGATGTCGAGCGTGAATGGGTAGCCGTCTTGCGCGGGAATCGCCGTTCCGAGCGTGACGGCGGCTTCGGACTGCTCGACGATGCCGTAGTCGAGCCACGCACCGAGCCCGTGCAGCGCGTGACCTCGCGCCGGTTCGGTCAGCGCCAGCTGGTGCTCGGCGCCCTGCCATGAATAGCGCCCGTCGACAACGCGATTCGGCCATGGAACGAGTGTTGCTCCACGGTACGCGGGCCGCACATCGCTCTCGGCGAACGGCACAATCAGGTCGCGCCCGGCATACGTGAGTTCGCGCAGCGTTGCGCCGATCGTGGCGATGGATGCCGCGTATTCGCCGTGCCGCAGTGTGATGTTCCGTCCGGAAAGCGCTCGTGTCATAGCATCCATCCTGCCGCACGTGTTCTCTGACAACGAACCGATGCATGGCTGATTCATAGCTGAATCCAGGCCCGTGTCAGTGCCAAGTGATTAACTGAGCTTCCACCCGAGACCGGCGAGGAGCACCATGCCCACCTCTGATATCCAGACGCGTCTGTACCTTGATGTCGATGGAGCAATCAACGCAGACGAACCACCATTCTCCGAGGTGAAGTCAACGCGTGTGCAAATAGAGTACGGCGGCGGAATGATGAGCCGCATGCCCCTCACGTGGGCTCCCGAGGTGGTCGCAGAGCTCGACGCTCTGCGCGACGAATTCAACGTCGAGCTCGTGTGGCTGTCGACGTGGAACGAGATGCATGCGTCGATGACGCGACTCGCGCCGGCTCTCGGTGGGCTCTTCGGGGGTCGCGCCATCATGGATGTCGATGCGGTCAGCGTCGACCGAGGGCGGGGCTGGTGGAAGGCTCAGAGCATCATCGCCGACCAGGACATGACGCCGGCTCCGTTCATCTGGGTCGACGATGAAGCGGTGATGGCACATGGAGGAATGGTCGACGACGCCACCGTCGGCACTCCCTCGCTCAAGCTCACCACCGTGTATGAGCACGGCATCGAGCGATTGCATCTGGCACAGATGCGTTCGTTCCTTGCCGCGCAGACGCAGCGCCAGGTCGCCCTGCGCTGAACGGACGCGCTGGGGCGAGGCTTGCCACGGCGCGCAGATGCTCATAGCGTGACGGTATGGCAGAACACGCGGGGCGGGCGATGGTTCTTCCGACTGATCGGGAGAAGCGAACAGGCGAGATCGGGCCGTGGGTCCGGCAGCTCAACATTGATGAGCTGCGAGAAGACATCGACGACACGGTTGCAGCGATTCGCACGAAGGTCGTGCCTGTCGCCATCGGAGTGGGCGTCGCGGCGGTCGGCGCCGCCGTCTACATCGTTGCGTCTGCCCTGAGCGGTGATGACGATGAGTGAGTCGTCACGAGAGGCACACGCCCGGCCTACCCGGCTGCGCTTTCGCAGCATCCGGGTCGCCTATGTTCATGCAGTCCAGATGTTCGGCGTCAACAAGTCGGCTGATGTGGCGGCGACGCTTACCTACTTTCTCGTGCTGGCGCTCTTTCCCGGTCTGATCGCAATCGTCTCGATTCTGTCGCTTGTCAACGCCGATGGTTCGGTGAGCACCGGCCTGATTCAGATGCTCAACGACGTCGCGCCGAAAGAGACGGCGAAGACGCTCGAAGGGCCGATCACCACGGTCATGTCATCGCCGGGAGCCGGACTCGGACTCGTGCTTGGTCTTCTTGGTGCGATCTGGTCGGCGTCGAAGTATGTCGACGGGTTCACCCGGGCGGCGAATCGCGCGTTTGGTGTCACCGAGGGGCGCCCGGCGCTCAAATTGCGGGCGACGGTGCTTCTGCTCACCGCATCGAGCCTCGTGGCAATCACCGTCATGGCTATTCTGCTCATCGTCAGCGCGCCCGTCGCTCGGCTGATCGGGTCGGTGATCGGTCTTGGAGACGCGAGTGTTGCCGCGTGGAACATCGCGAAGTGGCCCGTTCTCGTTCTCGCGGCCATCGCGCTCATCGCCCTGCTGTACTACTTCTCACCGAACGTGAAACCGTCGAAGTTCCGGTTCGTCGGGCTCGGAGCCATCACAGCGCTTCTTGTCTGGGCGATCACGACAGTCGGTTTCGTACTCTACGTGTCGAATTCCGGGGGCTACAACGCGACGTACGGCTCGCTCGGCGGCATCATCGTCTTTCTCATTTGGCTGTATCTGAGCAACATGGCGCTCGTCTTCGGAATCGGCGTCGAAGCAGAGCTTGAGCGTGCACGTCAACTGCAGCAGGGTATACACGCTGAGTATTCATTACAGCTGCCTCTGCGTGACGTAACGATGATCGACAAGAAAATCGAAGCCGAGGCCAAGGCTGTGATTTCGGCGCGTAAGCTGCGCCGCTCATTCGATGGTTAGCAACCTTCGGTCGCTGTGCGCACCTTCGTCGTCAGTTCGGTGAGCTGTGTCAGCTCATCGTTGGAGAGGGCGGCCTGCATGACCCTGGCTATCGATTCCATGTGCTTGACGGCGACGGAGCGGAACTCACGGTATCCGGCATCTGTCATGCGCACGATCGTGCCGCGACCGTCTTTCTCGTCTTGAGTCTTCTCGACGTAACCGCGGGCGACGAGCCGGTCGACCATGCGGGAGACGCTCGGCTGGCTGAGCAACACGCGAGAGTTGAGCAGTCGTAGCCGTGCGGAGCGCTCTGGCTCGCGTGAGAGATTGAACAGAATGTCGTACTCGGTGATTGAGATCGAGTGAGTCGGGAACTCATCGCTGAGCACCCGCATCACCTGCACTTGGGCGCGAAAAAGCGATTCCCAGGCATGCACAGCCGTGGATCTCTGAGCCATTGGATTCCTCCCGTTGACTCAGGATAGTGGAGCGACAGCGGGCAGGGGATCCAGGAGTATGTCCTCAGTGCAAAGATTGAGGGCCGGTCGTAGAGGCTTACGACCGGCCCTCTCCCTTGCACCAAGAGTGTCCTGCAATCACATTCCGCGTCAGCCGCCACAGCAAAGCAACTGACGCACTTCGAATATATAACGGAAAGATAACAAGGTCTAGTTACCAAAGCGTTATTTTTCTGCCAATGTTCTGAACAACGGCTATCCACAGGCTTAGCCGTCTCGCGGAAGGCCAGAAGGCTCGAGCTAACCCCCGTGGATCGCGTCGTTGGGGTCGATCAACGCGGAGTGCTTCGCCCGAACGATCTGCCCGGCGGTTTTGAGCTAACAGTCGGCACGCTCGTTGCCGCTCTCTTGTCGGTGGTCATCCCTGTCTTGTTCGAACCCCTTGGAGTTGCCCTCTTCAGCATGTAGAGAACTTGAACGGGTCGTCTGCAACGACAGTAGACGAAAAAACGGTGAGTACGACGGTGGATATCGCCCTCATTGTTGTAATCGTCGGCTTCACGGTGTTTCGTCGACTAGCGGGGAACCGGCCGAGGGAGCAGACTGGCTAGATGCTGATTCGCGACGCTTCCACCGCCGATTGGCCTGCCATCTGGCCATTCCTGCACAAGATCGTGGTGGCGGGAGACACATTCACTTACGACCCGGAATTGCGCGAGGAGGAGGCCGAGGCGATGTGGATGGCGAGACCACCGGGTCGCGTGGTCGTAGCTGAAGCGGACGGTGGCAACGTGGTCGGCACGGCGAGTATGTATGCAAATCGAGCTGGCCCTGGCGCCCATATTGCCAGCGCGAGCTACATGGTAGATCCAAGCCACCAGGGCACAGGGGTCGGGCGGGCGCTTGTTTCGGACTCGCTCCGCTGGGCACGAGCTCGAGGCTTCCAGGGCATGCAGTTCAATGCCGTTGCCCAGACCAACTCCTATGCAATCAGACTCTACGAGTCGCTCGGCTTCACCGTAATCGGAACAATTCCAGGCGGCTTTCGCCACCCCGTGGCCGGCGATGTGGGGCTCCACATCATGTTCTGCCCGCTTTGATTGCGGCGGCTAACGGAAGCGCCCGCCGAGGCGGGCCGCCGAGCCGCATTCACGCATCGTCATCGATGCTGCGTGAGAGTCGCGCATCATGGCGTGACCCGTAGCTCGTGTGTGTGGGAGACACGGATTGGGCCGCGACCCAAGGTGACTCGGCTCAGAATCTTTCACGGTATTCAGTGTTGCTCAGTACCGGTACCTAGTGTTACTGTTTACCGGTAGTCAATGACACTGAGTAGCGCGAGGGATGGTTCATGGGTAATCAGATGACCGAGATGCTGAAGGGCACGCTCGAAGGCATCGTTCTCACGGTTCTCACCGCGCGTTCCGCGTATGGGTATGAAATCACGGCCCAGTTGCGCGAGCGCGGCTTCTCCGATCTCGTCGAGGGGACCGTGTACGCGCTTCTCGTGCGGGTGGAACAGAAGGGCCTCGTTGACGTTGAGAAGGTTCCGTCTGAAAAGGGCCCACCGCGGAAGGTGTATTCGCTCAACGCGCAGGGGCGACGGCAGCGCGATGAGTTTTGGGGAACGTGGAACGCTCTGTCCGAACGGATCGAGCGGCTCCACTCTGACGTTGACCTCACACATGACAAAGGAGAATAAGCATGGCCGCAAAGTGGATTGAAGCTCTGACGGGGTCACTCGAACAGAAGAAGCAGTACAGGCAAGCTCAAGCGCGCATCAAAGCACTGCCTGAGCCGTATTCCACAGCAGCGAACGCGTTCAACCGGTACTTCATGGTCTA
The Paramicrobacterium chengjingii DNA segment above includes these coding regions:
- a CDS encoding carbohydrate ABC transporter permease, which translates into the protein MTDTASTVKVSRSNRPRENLTGWAFIAPLGILFILFMLVPILWGLYLSFTNQSLTGAGGDLVGFDNYAEALADPDMWRSMLNTVWFTVLSTIPLVVISLALALLVNTGLPGQWLWRLSFFMPYLLASTVVSLIWVWLYNPQLGLFNAILGWFGIDPVTWLQDPDLAMLSVVVTTVWWTIGFNFLLYLAAIQNIPESQYEAASLDGAGRWRTLTSITIPQLGSTTIMVVILQLLASLKVFDQIYQMTGGGPAGTTRSAIQYIFESGFTGFRFGYSSAISYIFFVLIIIVSVIQFRITARRSA
- a CDS encoding carbohydrate ABC transporter permease, yielding MSTETQHMTVPATARNAASIAPKRRTKLGPAGIAALVVLIVLAVAWLLPFVWAIVTSLKSETDAASASLWPAHGFTLDAYAKVLAEGNVPTWAWNSLFTSALITLITVLTSALAAYAFSRIRFRGNKAVYIVVIAAIAVPPQVLIVPLFYEMLAMDLVDTYWGLMLPQVVQPIIVLILKQFFDQIPVELEEAARVDGASRLRVFISIVMPLSRPILAAVSIFVFVWAWNNFLWPFIIINDPQLMTLPVGLQTVKSAYGIQYAQNMAMAILAALPLIVVFLFFQRQIIKGISTTGFGGQ
- a CDS encoding alpha-N-arabinofuranosidase; this encodes MTTARITIDRDFRVGDVPRRIFGSFVEHMGRCVYSGIYEPGHPQADERGFRRDVLELVKEMGPTIVRYPGGNFVSGYNWEDGVGPVEQRPTRIDGAWHTIETNAFGLHEFVDWAREADVEVMEAINLGTRGVDAARALVEYANHPGGTAWSDMRRKNGAEEPFDIKLWCLGNELDGPWQIGHKTPDEYGRLAQEAGKAMKLVDPSIELVAVGSSNTGMPTFGSWEHAVLNHAYDEVDYISLHAYYQEHDGDAKSFLATAVDMDYFIESVISTADAVGAQRKTKKRINLSFDEWNVWYQRGLDTDDQPHNVEKSWQTHPRLIEDEYNVTDAVVVGTFLNSLLRHGDRVTVANQAQLVNVIAPIRSEEGGPAWRQSIFWPFARMSQLAHGSILRTAVESDKIDTAKYGDADAVDVSATWDEEAGTVAFFLANRGLDERCDVSVKLGGFTASGISRAEVLSVPEGGDRFTSNTQDAQPVGLTPLDGVSVDGSALTLQLPALSWAVVVVDVTRA
- a CDS encoding aldose 1-epimerase family protein: MTRALSGRNITLRHGEYAASIATIGATLRELTYAGRDLIVPFAESDVRPAYRGATLVPWPNRVVDGRYSWQGAEHQLALTEPARGHALHGLGAWLDYGIVEQSEAAVTLGTAIPAQDGYPFTLDIAVDFRLDDDGMHCAVTATNRGDAAAPFGTGPHPYLVAGEGRVDDWSATIGADSVLTVTDDRLIPTGIKPVDGTDFDFREPRVIGDTFIDHAYTRLARDADGIAAVQVRSQASTGVEITWDAACPWVQVHTADRDDAPEISRIGLAVEPMTCPPDAFNSGTDLITLDPDASATASWSIRAI
- a CDS encoding HAD domain-containing protein: MPTSDIQTRLYLDVDGAINADEPPFSEVKSTRVQIEYGGGMMSRMPLTWAPEVVAELDALRDEFNVELVWLSTWNEMHASMTRLAPALGGLFGGRAIMDVDAVSVDRGRGWWKAQSIIADQDMTPAPFIWVDDEAVMAHGGMVDDATVGTPSLKLTTVYEHGIERLHLAQMRSFLAAQTQRQVALR
- a CDS encoding YihY/virulence factor BrkB family protein, which gives rise to MSESSREAHARPTRLRFRSIRVAYVHAVQMFGVNKSADVAATLTYFLVLALFPGLIAIVSILSLVNADGSVSTGLIQMLNDVAPKETAKTLEGPITTVMSSPGAGLGLVLGLLGAIWSASKYVDGFTRAANRAFGVTEGRPALKLRATVLLLTASSLVAITVMAILLIVSAPVARLIGSVIGLGDASVAAWNIAKWPVLVLAAIALIALLYYFSPNVKPSKFRFVGLGAITALLVWAITTVGFVLYVSNSGGYNATYGSLGGIIVFLIWLYLSNMALVFGIGVEAELERARQLQQGIHAEYSLQLPLRDVTMIDKKIEAEAKAVISARKLRRSFDG
- a CDS encoding MarR family winged helix-turn-helix transcriptional regulator, whose protein sequence is MAQRSTAVHAWESLFRAQVQVMRVLSDEFPTHSISITEYDILFNLSREPERSARLRLLNSRVLLSQPSVSRMVDRLVARGYVEKTQDEKDGRGTIVRMTDAGYREFRSVAVKHMESIARVMQAALSNDELTQLTELTTKVRTATEGC
- a CDS encoding GNAT family N-acetyltransferase; its protein translation is MLIRDASTADWPAIWPFLHKIVVAGDTFTYDPELREEEAEAMWMARPPGRVVVAEADGGNVVGTASMYANRAGPGAHIASASYMVDPSHQGTGVGRALVSDSLRWARARGFQGMQFNAVAQTNSYAIRLYESLGFTVIGTIPGGFRHPVAGDVGLHIMFCPL
- a CDS encoding PadR family transcriptional regulator; this encodes MGNQMTEMLKGTLEGIVLTVLTARSAYGYEITAQLRERGFSDLVEGTVYALLVRVEQKGLVDVEKVPSEKGPPRKVYSLNAQGRRQRDEFWGTWNALSERIERLHSDVDLTHDKGE